The Micromonospora krabiensis genome window below encodes:
- a CDS encoding transporter has product MTRHDDLPPTDAADALRLIEAQRAAAASRLQPDARLVYWPWAVAWLIGFGLYFLRFSPDGRVLVRLPGWLPLTVLFTLLVAAAVAQAVASARAYGQVTGDSAQRGRWYGYAWALGSLGIYAGLGRIAEHLPHDLAGLLWSATAVGLTGALHMAGGAIWLDRDLFRLGAWISVINLAGTFAGPGWHALVVSVAGGGGILVVGALARRRQRHRS; this is encoded by the coding sequence ATGACCCGCCACGACGACCTCCCTCCGACGGACGCGGCCGACGCGCTCCGGCTGATCGAGGCCCAACGCGCAGCCGCGGCGAGCCGGCTCCAACCGGACGCCCGGCTGGTCTACTGGCCGTGGGCCGTCGCCTGGCTCATCGGCTTCGGGCTGTACTTCCTGCGGTTCTCCCCCGACGGGCGGGTGCTGGTCCGACTGCCCGGCTGGCTGCCACTGACCGTCCTCTTCACCCTGCTCGTGGCCGCCGCCGTGGCCCAGGCGGTGGCGAGCGCGCGGGCCTACGGGCAGGTGACCGGGGACTCAGCCCAACGTGGACGCTGGTACGGCTACGCCTGGGCCCTCGGCTCCCTGGGCATCTACGCGGGGCTCGGCCGGATCGCCGAGCACCTGCCGCACGACCTGGCCGGGCTGCTCTGGTCCGCCACGGCCGTCGGGCTGACCGGCGCGCTGCACATGGCGGGCGGCGCGATCTGGCTCGACCGGGACCTGTTCCGCCTGGGCGCCTGGATCAGCGTGATCAACCTGGCCGGCACGTTCGCCGGGCCCGGCTGGCACGCGCTGGTCGTCTCGGTGGCCGGCGGCGGCGGGATCCTGGTGGTCGGCGCGCTCGCCCGACGGCGACAGCGGCACCGGTCGTGA
- a CDS encoding transcriptional regulator, which translates to MTDLDPVIHAQARLRVVATLSALADGDRITFPRLQELLGMTAGNLSVHLRKLEDAAYVEITKTHRGRTPATLVRLSRRGRLAFEEYTESIRALLNPTDPKEQP; encoded by the coding sequence GTGACCGACCTCGACCCGGTGATCCACGCCCAGGCCCGGCTCCGGGTGGTGGCCACCCTCTCCGCCCTCGCCGACGGCGACCGCATCACCTTCCCCCGACTCCAGGAACTGCTGGGTATGACCGCCGGCAATCTCTCCGTGCACCTGCGCAAGTTGGAGGACGCCGCGTACGTCGAGATCACCAAGACCCACCGTGGACGGACGCCCGCCACCCTGGTCCGGCTGAGCCGGCGCGGCCGGCTGGCGTTCGAGGAGTACACCGAGTCGATCCGCGCCCTGCTCAACCCCACCGACCCCAAGGAGCAGCCATGA
- a CDS encoding ABC transporter ATP-binding protein — MILARADQATRRYGDVLALDRVDLDVRAGELVGLLGPNGAGKSTLMNLLVGLRRPTSGRVELFGGDPRDPASRRQIGVTPQETGLPGTLRVGEVVDFVSAHYPDPVPRGELLERFGLTAHARRQTGGLSGGQRRRLAVALAFVGRPRLVLLDEPTTGLDVEARHTLWDAIRAFHDDGGTVLLTSHYLEEVEALARRVVVIGQGRVLADDTVDAVRAVVGVRRVSLVADDLPTLPGVVRTERIDGRSHLLTTDADQLVRDLVTAGVPFADLEVRPTSLEEAFLAITAEHASAPTGSATDDTSAAPRPPATASVAGGRPTTPA, encoded by the coding sequence ATGATCCTCGCCCGCGCCGACCAGGCCACCCGCCGGTACGGCGACGTCCTCGCCCTCGACCGGGTCGACCTCGACGTACGCGCCGGAGAGCTGGTCGGCCTCCTCGGGCCGAACGGCGCCGGCAAGAGCACCCTCATGAACCTGCTCGTCGGGCTCCGCCGCCCCACCTCGGGCCGGGTCGAGCTGTTCGGCGGCGACCCGCGCGACCCCGCCTCCCGCCGGCAGATCGGGGTGACCCCGCAGGAGACCGGCCTGCCCGGCACGCTGCGCGTCGGCGAGGTCGTCGACTTCGTCTCCGCGCACTACCCCGACCCGGTGCCCCGCGGCGAGCTGCTGGAGCGCTTCGGCCTGACCGCGCACGCCCGGCGGCAGACCGGCGGCCTCTCCGGCGGCCAGCGCCGCCGCCTCGCGGTGGCGCTGGCCTTCGTCGGGCGCCCCCGGCTGGTGCTGCTCGACGAGCCGACCACCGGCCTGGACGTGGAGGCCCGGCACACCCTCTGGGACGCCATCCGCGCGTTCCACGACGACGGCGGGACGGTGCTGCTGACAAGCCACTACCTGGAGGAGGTGGAGGCGCTGGCCCGGCGGGTCGTGGTGATCGGCCAGGGTCGCGTGCTCGCCGACGACACCGTCGACGCGGTCCGCGCCGTCGTCGGCGTACGCCGGGTGAGCCTGGTCGCCGACGACCTGCCCACGCTGCCCGGGGTGGTCCGCACCGAGCGGATCGACGGCCGCAGCCACCTGCTCACCACCGACGCCGACCAACTCGTCCGGGACCTGGTCACCGCCGGGGTGCCGTTCGCGGACCTGGAGGTGCGCCCGACCTCCCTGGAAGAGGCGTTCCTCGCGATCACCGCCGAGCACGCGTCCGCGCCCACCGGCAGCGCCACCGACGACACCTCCGCCGCCCCGCGCCCGCCGGCCACCGCCTCCGTCGCGGGCGGCCGACCGACCACCCCCGCCTGA
- a CDS encoding ABC transporter permease, whose product MQLALVHARYQLLETVRIPIAIFGSAFFPAAAMLFFVVPFAGKDPIGATFATASMVTFSVMSANIFQYGVGVAEDRDQPWNPYTRTLPAGPAPRFAGRVLAGLALTYLSLIPVVVIGALLTAAEITPAAFLLALGTVAVVSVPFTLMGLAIGYSLPSKAAIVVAQIVFFPLAFGGGLLSAPGDAPGFIETIAPYLPTRGAVELMWAAVGDYPVQPLSLLMLGVWVVLLAGLAGWAYRRDEGRRFS is encoded by the coding sequence GTGCAGCTCGCCCTGGTCCACGCCCGCTACCAGTTGCTGGAGACGGTCCGGATCCCGATCGCCATCTTCGGCAGCGCGTTCTTCCCGGCCGCCGCGATGCTCTTCTTCGTGGTCCCGTTCGCCGGCAAGGACCCGATCGGCGCCACCTTCGCCACCGCCTCGATGGTCACCTTCTCGGTGATGAGCGCCAACATCTTCCAGTACGGGGTGGGCGTCGCCGAGGACCGCGACCAGCCGTGGAACCCGTACACCCGGACCCTGCCGGCCGGGCCGGCACCGCGGTTCGCCGGCCGGGTGCTCGCCGGCCTGGCGCTCACCTACCTCTCGCTGATCCCGGTGGTGGTGATCGGTGCGCTGCTCACCGCGGCGGAGATCACACCGGCCGCGTTCCTGCTGGCCCTCGGCACCGTCGCGGTGGTGTCGGTGCCGTTCACCCTGATGGGCCTGGCCATCGGCTACTCGCTGCCGAGCAAGGCGGCCATCGTCGTGGCGCAGATCGTGTTCTTCCCGCTCGCCTTCGGTGGCGGCCTGCTCAGCGCGCCCGGTGACGCGCCGGGCTTCATCGAGACGATCGCCCCCTACCTGCCCACCCGGGGCGCCGTCGAGCTGATGTGGGCGGCCGTCGGCGACTACCCGGTGCAGCCGCTCTCGCTGCTCATGCTGGGTGTCTGGGTGGTGCTGCTCGCCGGGCTCGCCGGGTGGGCGTACCGCCGGGACGAGGGTCGCCGGTTCAGCTGA
- a CDS encoding VOC family protein, with translation MSTVPPGTPCWADLATPDLADARRFYPELFGWTGRVTTEPEAGGYTVFQLGGRAVAGAGPPAIPDQVPIWSTYVATDDADLVAGRVERAGGQVIVPPFEVFDRGRMAVFADPAGASFSVWQPMAMPGGEVFNVPGAMSWNELVTPDPEGAKVFYELVFGWHPDDQQVGTMTYTGWRMGTQIVAGMMPPLAGDFPDDLPAYWTVYFAVDDADAAAARAAALGGTILVPPRTNPAGRFASLRDPQGALFSIIEVPPT, from the coding sequence GTGAGCACCGTCCCGCCGGGTACGCCCTGCTGGGCGGACCTCGCCACCCCGGACCTGGCCGACGCGCGGCGCTTCTACCCCGAACTGTTCGGCTGGACCGGCCGGGTGACGACCGAGCCGGAGGCCGGCGGCTACACGGTGTTCCAACTGGGCGGCCGGGCGGTCGCCGGCGCCGGACCGCCGGCCATCCCGGACCAGGTGCCGATCTGGTCCACGTACGTCGCCACCGACGACGCCGACCTGGTCGCCGGTCGGGTCGAGCGGGCCGGCGGGCAGGTGATCGTACCCCCCTTCGAGGTGTTCGACCGGGGCCGGATGGCGGTCTTCGCCGACCCGGCCGGCGCGTCGTTCAGTGTGTGGCAGCCCATGGCCATGCCCGGCGGCGAGGTGTTCAACGTCCCCGGCGCGATGAGCTGGAACGAACTGGTCACCCCCGACCCGGAGGGTGCGAAGGTCTTCTACGAGCTGGTCTTCGGCTGGCACCCGGACGACCAGCAGGTCGGCACGATGACCTACACCGGCTGGCGGATGGGGACGCAGATCGTCGCGGGGATGATGCCGCCCCTGGCCGGGGATTTCCCCGACGACCTGCCCGCGTACTGGACGGTCTACTTCGCGGTCGACGACGCCGACGCCGCCGCCGCCCGCGCCGCCGCGCTGGGTGGGACCATCCTGGTGCCGCCGCGCACCAATCCGGCGGGCCGGTTCGCGTCGCTCCGCGACCCCCAGGGCGCCCTCTTCAGCATCATCGAAGTCCCCCCGACCTGA
- a CDS encoding ABC transporter ATP-binding protein, producing the protein MTPAQPSTTSSAVEVRDLHLALDRTPILTGVDLTVTAGEWVTVIGPNGAGKSTLLRAVGGLLPASGAVSLFGTPIAALRRRARARVVATVAQSPVVPPGMSVLDYVLLGRTPYIPPLGRESTADLEAVHEALDRLDLAGFHRRELATLSGGERQRVFLARALAQGATLLLLDEPTSALDIGHQQEVLELVDQLRRESGLTVLATMHDLSIAGEYADRLVLLAGGRVVAAGAPREVLTEQLLATHYRASVRVVDGEHGPLVVPIRPHP; encoded by the coding sequence ATGACGCCCGCACAGCCGTCCACCACCTCGTCGGCCGTCGAGGTGCGGGACCTGCATCTCGCGCTGGACCGCACGCCGATCCTCACCGGCGTCGACCTGACCGTCACCGCCGGCGAGTGGGTCACCGTGATCGGGCCCAACGGCGCCGGCAAGTCGACCCTGCTGCGCGCCGTCGGCGGCCTGCTGCCCGCGTCCGGGGCGGTCTCCCTCTTCGGTACGCCGATCGCGGCGCTGCGTCGCCGGGCCCGGGCCCGGGTGGTGGCCACGGTCGCCCAGTCCCCGGTGGTGCCGCCCGGGATGTCGGTGCTCGACTACGTGCTGCTCGGCCGGACCCCGTACATCCCGCCGCTCGGACGGGAGTCGACCGCCGACCTGGAGGCCGTGCACGAGGCGCTCGACCGGCTGGACCTGGCCGGTTTCCACCGCCGCGAACTCGCGACCCTCTCCGGCGGTGAACGTCAGCGGGTCTTCCTGGCCCGCGCGCTCGCCCAGGGGGCCACGCTGCTGCTGCTCGACGAGCCGACCAGCGCCCTGGACATCGGCCACCAGCAGGAGGTGCTGGAGCTGGTCGACCAGCTGCGCCGGGAGAGCGGGCTGACCGTCCTCGCCACCATGCACGACCTCTCCATCGCCGGCGAGTACGCCGACCGGCTCGTCCTGCTCGCCGGCGGCCGCGTCGTCGCGGCGGGTGCCCCCCGCGAGGTCCTCACCGAGCAGTTGCTGGCCACGCACTACCGGGCCAGCGTCCGTGTGGTCGACGGCGAACACGGTCCCCTGGTGGTCCCCATCCGCCCCCACCCGTGA
- a CDS encoding FecCD family ABC transporter permease: protein MAPAAPPTRPAGTPPVSRPAGLRPIWLAGGAVAVLVALVAGVSLGPVSLPPGSVAAELLNLLPGVHLDSGLSEREIAIVTELRLPRVVLGLLVGGMLALAGGCYQGVFRNPLADPYLLGVAAGAGLAVTAVIALGGAGTSGALTGLPLTIPLAAFVGALGAVAMTYLLGGAGGRGRSPAMLILAGVAVSAFLSAGQTYLLQQHADSIQAVYSWLLGRLATAGWHDVLLVLPYFVLTAVVVLLHGRELDVLSVGDDEASSLGLHPQRSRYLLIAAASLGTAAAVSATGLIGFVGIIVPHTVRLLAGSSYRVILPLSLLFGAAFLALTDVVARTAAAPAEIPIGVVTALLGGPFFVLVLRTARRVLT, encoded by the coding sequence GTGGCGCCCGCCGCACCACCCACCCGGCCGGCCGGGACGCCACCGGTGTCCCGGCCAGCCGGCCTGCGCCCGATCTGGCTGGCCGGTGGGGCCGTCGCGGTGCTCGTCGCGCTGGTGGCCGGGGTGTCGCTCGGCCCGGTCAGCCTTCCGCCCGGCAGCGTCGCCGCCGAACTGCTCAACCTGCTGCCCGGAGTGCACCTGGACAGTGGGCTGTCCGAGCGGGAAATCGCCATCGTCACCGAACTGCGGCTGCCCCGGGTGGTGCTCGGGCTGCTCGTCGGCGGGATGCTGGCCCTGGCCGGCGGCTGCTACCAGGGCGTCTTCCGCAACCCGCTGGCCGACCCGTACCTGCTCGGGGTGGCGGCCGGCGCGGGCCTCGCGGTCACCGCCGTGATCGCCCTCGGCGGCGCCGGCACCTCGGGCGCGCTGACCGGGCTGCCGCTCACCATCCCGCTCGCCGCGTTCGTCGGCGCGCTCGGCGCGGTGGCGATGACCTACCTGCTCGGTGGTGCCGGCGGGCGGGGCCGCTCCCCGGCGATGCTGATCCTGGCCGGGGTGGCGGTGTCCGCGTTCCTCTCCGCCGGCCAGACCTACCTGCTGCAACAGCACGCCGACAGCATCCAGGCGGTCTACTCCTGGCTGCTCGGCCGGCTCGCCACCGCCGGCTGGCACGACGTGCTGCTGGTCCTGCCGTACTTCGTGCTGACCGCCGTCGTGGTGCTGCTGCACGGTCGGGAACTCGACGTCCTCTCGGTCGGCGACGACGAGGCGAGCAGCCTCGGCCTGCACCCACAGCGCTCCCGCTACCTGCTGATCGCCGCGGCGTCGCTGGGCACCGCCGCCGCGGTCTCCGCGACCGGCCTCATCGGCTTCGTCGGCATCATCGTGCCGCACACCGTACGACTGCTCGCCGGGTCGAGCTACCGCGTCATCCTGCCGCTGTCCCTGCTTTTCGGCGCGGCCTTCCTGGCGCTCACCGACGTGGTCGCACGCACCGCCGCCGCCCCCGCCGAGATCCCGATCGGTGTGGTGACCGCGCTGCTCGGCGGCCCGTTCTTCGTCCTGGTCCTGCGCACCGCCCGCCGGGTGCTGACATGA
- a CDS encoding ABC transporter substrate-binding protein produces the protein MSRRTPRILAATLAVAALALGACASKTDDQPAAGGSSATAAFPVTVGAVTLDKRPEKIVSLSASATEMIFAVGAGPQVVAVDDNSNYPAEAPKTDLSGFQPNAEAIAAKNPDLVVISDDRNKIVDQLGKLKIPVYITPAAKTLDDSYRQITDLGALTGHTAEAADVTKRMRDDIAKLVKDLPQRSKKLTYYHELGPELYSATSKTFIGSLYTMAGLENIADPADADGSNGGYPQLSQEVIVKANPDFVFLADTKCCQQSAETVKARSGWAGITAVKNNQVVALDDDIASRWGPRVVDLLRAIVDAVAKVPA, from the coding sequence ATGTCCAGACGTACCCCCCGGATTCTCGCCGCGACCCTCGCGGTCGCCGCGCTCGCCCTCGGCGCCTGCGCCTCGAAGACCGACGACCAGCCGGCGGCCGGCGGTAGCTCCGCCACCGCCGCGTTCCCGGTCACGGTCGGCGCCGTCACCCTCGACAAGCGCCCGGAGAAGATCGTTTCGCTCTCCGCCAGTGCGACGGAGATGATCTTCGCCGTCGGCGCGGGCCCGCAGGTCGTCGCCGTCGACGACAACTCGAACTACCCGGCGGAGGCGCCGAAGACCGATCTGTCGGGCTTCCAGCCGAACGCCGAGGCGATCGCCGCCAAGAACCCCGACCTCGTGGTGATCTCCGACGACCGCAACAAGATCGTCGACCAGTTGGGCAAGCTGAAGATCCCCGTGTACATCACCCCGGCGGCGAAGACGTTGGACGACTCGTACCGGCAGATCACCGACCTGGGCGCGCTCACCGGCCACACCGCCGAGGCGGCCGACGTGACCAAGCGGATGCGCGACGACATCGCCAAGCTGGTCAAGGACCTGCCGCAGCGGTCGAAGAAGCTGACCTACTACCACGAGCTGGGTCCCGAGCTGTACAGCGCGACCAGCAAGACCTTCATCGGCTCGCTCTACACGATGGCCGGCCTGGAGAACATCGCCGACCCGGCGGACGCGGACGGCAGCAACGGCGGCTATCCGCAGCTCTCCCAGGAGGTCATCGTCAAGGCGAACCCGGACTTCGTCTTCCTCGCCGACACCAAGTGCTGCCAGCAGAGCGCCGAGACGGTCAAGGCGCGCAGCGGCTGGGCCGGGATCACCGCGGTCAAGAACAACCAGGTGGTCGCGCTGGACGACGACATCGCCTCGCGCTGGGGCCCGCGCGTCGTCGACCTGCTCCGCGCCATCGTGGACGCGGTCGCCAAGGTCCCCGCGTGA
- a CDS encoding M14 family metallopeptidase: MAFRSPLPLRRALALAVAAGLAFVTVAAAPVSARPAPEPTGTASASYRVLGPRTLVDRNAVARTGAAIDYSEHGVLHVSATAAEAAAISRLGFRLEQVTEPSADEHDHGDVGTLAFPPADSNYHDYAELTALVNQVVADHPTIARKLSIGSSYEGRDLMAVKISDNVATDENEPEILFNAQQHAREHLTVEMAIYLLNLFTDNYGSDSRITNIVNGREIWIVPTVNPDGSEYDIATGSYRSWRKNRQPNSGSSSVGTDLNRNWSYQWGCCGGSSGSTSSETYRGPSAFSAPETQALRNFVNSRVVGGVQQIKANIDFHTYSQLVLWPFGYTTANTPSGMTADQYNTFATIGQQMAATNSYTPEQSSDLYIADGTSIDWMWAAHGIWAYTFEMYPGSASGGGFYPPDEVIPAQTSRNREAVLMLSEYADCPYRAIGKQAQYCGGGGGGTTVWSDTFETATGWTINPSGTDTATVGVFERGAAQATTSSGAKQLTPYAGSNDLVTGRLAGSAAGDYDLDGGVTSARSPAVTLPASGTLTLSLAWYLAHGSNSSSADYLRVSVVHNGGTTALLTQAGAATNRNGSWAVANLNLTPYAGQSVRILVEAADASGASLVEAAVDNVTITAS; the protein is encoded by the coding sequence ATGGCCTTCCGCTCCCCCCTCCCCCTCCGCCGCGCCCTGGCGTTAGCCGTCGCCGCCGGGCTCGCGTTCGTCACCGTCGCCGCCGCGCCGGTCTCCGCCCGACCGGCGCCGGAACCCACCGGTACGGCATCCGCCAGCTACCGGGTGCTCGGCCCCCGTACCCTCGTCGACCGCAACGCGGTGGCCCGCACCGGAGCGGCCATCGACTACAGCGAGCACGGGGTGCTGCACGTGTCGGCTACCGCGGCCGAGGCGGCCGCGATCTCCCGGCTCGGCTTCCGCCTGGAGCAGGTCACCGAGCCGTCGGCGGACGAGCACGACCACGGCGACGTGGGGACCCTCGCCTTCCCGCCCGCGGACTCCAACTACCACGACTACGCCGAGCTGACCGCGCTGGTGAACCAGGTCGTCGCCGACCACCCCACCATCGCCCGCAAGCTCAGCATCGGCAGCTCGTACGAGGGCCGGGACCTGATGGCCGTGAAGATCTCCGACAACGTCGCCACCGACGAGAACGAACCGGAGATCCTCTTCAACGCCCAGCAGCACGCCCGCGAGCACCTGACCGTCGAGATGGCGATCTACCTGCTCAACCTCTTCACCGACAACTACGGCAGCGACTCCCGGATCACCAACATCGTCAACGGCCGGGAGATCTGGATCGTGCCGACGGTCAACCCGGACGGCAGCGAGTACGACATCGCCACCGGCTCGTACCGCTCCTGGCGCAAGAACCGGCAGCCGAACAGCGGCTCGTCGTCGGTCGGCACCGACCTCAACCGGAACTGGAGCTACCAGTGGGGCTGCTGCGGCGGCTCGTCCGGCTCCACCTCGTCGGAGACCTACCGTGGCCCGTCCGCGTTCTCCGCGCCGGAGACGCAGGCGCTGCGGAACTTCGTCAACAGCCGCGTGGTCGGCGGCGTGCAGCAGATCAAGGCCAACATCGACTTCCACACCTACTCGCAGCTGGTGCTCTGGCCGTTCGGCTACACCACCGCCAACACCCCCAGCGGTATGACGGCCGACCAGTACAACACCTTCGCGACCATCGGCCAGCAGATGGCCGCCACCAACAGCTACACGCCCGAGCAGTCCAGTGACCTCTACATCGCCGACGGCACCAGCATCGACTGGATGTGGGCGGCGCACGGCATCTGGGCGTACACCTTCGAGATGTACCCGGGCTCGGCCAGCGGCGGCGGCTTCTACCCGCCGGACGAGGTGATCCCCGCGCAGACCTCCCGCAACCGGGAGGCGGTGCTGATGCTCAGCGAGTACGCCGACTGCCCGTACCGGGCGATCGGCAAGCAGGCGCAGTACTGCGGCGGCGGTGGTGGCGGCACCACGGTCTGGTCGGACACCTTCGAGACGGCAACCGGGTGGACGATCAACCCGAGCGGCACGGACACCGCGACCGTCGGCGTCTTCGAGCGCGGCGCCGCGCAGGCCACCACGTCCAGCGGGGCGAAGCAGCTCACCCCGTACGCCGGCAGCAACGACCTCGTCACCGGCCGGCTCGCCGGCTCCGCGGCGGGTGACTACGACCTGGACGGCGGCGTGACCAGCGCCCGGTCCCCGGCGGTGACCCTGCCGGCGAGCGGGACCCTGACCCTGTCGCTGGCGTGGTACCTGGCGCACGGCTCGAACTCGTCGTCGGCCGACTACCTCCGGGTGAGCGTCGTGCACAACGGCGGCACCACCGCCCTGCTCACCCAGGCCGGGGCGGCGACCAACCGCAACGGCTCCTGGGCGGTGGCGAACCTCAACCTCACCCCGTACGCCGGGCAGTCCGTCCGGATCCTGGTCGAGGCGGCGGACGCGTCGGGCGCCAGCCTCGTCGAGGCGGCTGTGGACAACGTCACCATCACCGCCTCCTGA
- a CDS encoding C39 family peptidase: MARSRLSVAALAGVTALTLLGTAVPATAAPPVTAGPATTRPVVHDEQITFQEWSRYPDWRRGSHAGTRAVPGARPGLTLSRPAGTTDYTDPHTGTTRTWEYATWTSPVTAVGFDATELVASWNATTPTGTWIQVELQGSYNTGATTPWYVMGRWAAGDADIKRTTVNRQGDPWSTIWTDTFSIDDAAAGVLLRAYQLRLTLYRAPGQKAAPVVHTLGAMSSNVPDRFTVTPSAGHIAWGVELPVPRYSQNVHAGHYPEYDGGGEAWCSPTSTEMVIEYWGRRPSPEDTAWVDPTYPDPTVNHAARMTFDYAYDGAGNWPFNTAYAASFPGLEGRVTRLHSLDELERFIAAGIPVVTSQSFLASELDGANYGTSGHLFVVVGFTTDGDVIVNDPASSSNDVVRNVYQREQFEQIWLRTKRINASGGVSGGSGGIAYLIKPVHKPWPHVPGSTNW; the protein is encoded by the coding sequence ATGGCCAGATCACGCCTGAGCGTGGCCGCCCTCGCTGGCGTCACCGCGCTCACCCTCCTCGGCACCGCCGTACCCGCGACCGCCGCGCCGCCGGTCACCGCCGGCCCGGCGACCACCCGGCCGGTCGTCCACGACGAGCAGATCACCTTCCAGGAGTGGTCCCGCTATCCGGACTGGCGGCGCGGCAGCCACGCCGGCACCCGGGCGGTCCCCGGCGCCCGACCCGGGCTGACCCTGTCCCGGCCCGCCGGCACCACCGACTACACCGACCCGCACACGGGCACGACCCGCACCTGGGAGTACGCCACCTGGACCTCCCCGGTCACCGCGGTCGGCTTCGACGCCACCGAACTGGTCGCCTCGTGGAACGCGACGACCCCCACCGGCACCTGGATCCAGGTCGAGCTCCAGGGCAGCTACAACACCGGCGCCACGACCCCGTGGTATGTGATGGGCCGGTGGGCGGCCGGCGACGCCGACATCAAGCGGACCACCGTCAACCGCCAGGGCGACCCCTGGTCGACGATCTGGACCGACACGTTCAGCATCGACGACGCGGCCGCCGGGGTGCTGCTGCGGGCGTACCAGCTGCGGCTGACCCTCTACCGGGCCCCCGGCCAGAAGGCCGCGCCCGTCGTGCACACGCTCGGCGCGATGAGCTCGAACGTGCCGGACCGGTTCACCGTGACGCCGAGCGCCGGGCACATCGCCTGGGGCGTCGAACTGCCCGTGCCGCGCTACTCGCAGAACGTCCACGCCGGCCACTACCCCGAGTACGACGGCGGCGGCGAGGCCTGGTGCTCCCCCACCTCCACCGAGATGGTGATCGAGTACTGGGGTCGCCGGCCGTCACCGGAGGACACCGCCTGGGTCGACCCGACCTACCCGGACCCCACCGTCAACCACGCGGCACGGATGACCTTCGACTACGCGTACGACGGCGCCGGCAACTGGCCGTTCAACACCGCGTACGCGGCCAGCTTCCCGGGCCTGGAGGGCCGGGTCACCCGGCTGCACTCGCTGGACGAGCTGGAGCGCTTCATCGCCGCCGGCATCCCCGTGGTGACCAGTCAGTCCTTCCTCGCCAGCGAGCTGGACGGGGCGAACTACGGCACCTCGGGGCACCTGTTCGTGGTGGTCGGCTTCACCACCGACGGTGACGTGATCGTCAACGACCCCGCCTCGTCGAGCAACGACGTGGTGCGCAACGTCTACCAGCGCGAGCAGTTCGAGCAGATCTGGCTGCGGACCAAGCGGATCAACGCCAGCGGCGGGGTCTCCGGCGGCTCCGGCGGCATCGCGTACCTGATCAAGCCGGTCCACAAGCCCTGGCCGCACGTGCCCGGCTCCACCAACTGGTGA
- a CDS encoding DUF4229 domain-containing protein → MSAAVKYTLGRIGLFVLVLAALWLIDMSVFLKLMLALVFSAALSFFLLKGWRDEMAGEMAESSARRRSEKERLRSALAGDDQTRTDESRPDESR, encoded by the coding sequence GTGAGCGCGGCGGTCAAGTACACGCTGGGACGGATCGGGCTGTTCGTCCTCGTGCTGGCGGCCCTCTGGCTGATCGACATGAGCGTCTTCCTCAAGCTGATGCTCGCGCTGGTGTTCTCCGCGGCGCTGTCGTTCTTCCTGTTGAAGGGCTGGCGGGACGAGATGGCCGGGGAGATGGCCGAGTCGTCGGCCCGCCGCCGGAGCGAGAAGGAACGCCTCCGCAGCGCCCTGGCCGGCGACGACCAGACCCGCACCGACGAGTCCCGCCCCGACGAGTCCCGGTGA